GACGTCCTTGACCCGCTCGTCGCCCAGCTGGCTGTCGCGCAGGCGGGTGACGGCGTCGTACTCGTAGAGGCCCTGGTGGGCCTTGGTCGTCGACTTGATATGCCAGGTGATCAGCGGCGCGCCCAGCGCCTTGGCGATCTCCTCGGCCAGCACGGTCTTGCCGGTGCCGGGCTCGCCCTTGATCAGCAGCGGTCGCTGCAGGGCGATGGCGGCGTTGACCGCGACCTTCAGGTCGTCGGTCGCCACGTAATCCTTGGTGCCTTCGAAGCGCGTCGTCATGCAGGTCCCCTCGGAGCGAACAGACGCTCCAAACAAACGTTTCAATGAGGACACTAGCGTCCGCAACCGCGCTGTGAAGCGTTTTCGTCGCAGGACGCGAAAAAGCCGCGGAGCTCACCTTACGGCAAGCGGCGCGGCTCCCCGCTTATTGCAGGCTCAGTCCGCCCCGGGATTGATCGACACCGGGTCGCTGGCCGGGAAGGTCTCCTTCAGCCCTTTGTCGAGCTGGCGATCGACGTGCGGGTCCTTTTCGTCCGGGGCATCCTCGCCCGGATCGGCGGCGACGCCCGTCTTGTCGGACTTGTCGCCCGTCCCGCCGGAGGCTTCGTAGTTACGGCTGCGTTCGTCTTCTGTGGTCACGCGATCCTCATCGGCTGCGAAGCTGCGATCTTCCGGCGCCGCGCGGAGGCCGGCGTCGTCCCGCTCTTCTGAAAGGCTGTCGTCATCGAATTCGGCGGCGTCGAACTCGGCCTCGTTCCGCTCGGGATCGAGGTCGTCGATGTCCGCGTCGTCCGCCGCGGCGGTGGCGTCATAGACATCTGAGATGTCGTCGAAGTTGGCGATATTGCCGCCGTCTTCGGTCAGGTGGGTTTCGTCCAGGACCTCGGCGCGATCCTGGTCGTCGGGTTCGTTGTCGAAATCGGCCATGGCGTTGTCATCCCGTCTGACGGCTTTGGTGCCGTCTGGAGATTCAACCCGCGCGGACGCCTTACGTTCCGGTCTGGAAGCCGACCTTCATCGCCGCCGCCATGTCCGCCATCACCTCTTCCCAGTCCGCATAGCTGGTCGGCGTGAACACCCGCGCTTGCGGATACCAGGGGTAGCGGTCGGTCCCCAGCTGGGTCCAGCAGGCCTGCGGCGTCACCAGCCAGACCGGCGCCCCGCAGGCCCCGGCCAGGTTCAAGCTGGCGTTGGAAAACCCGACGGTCAGGTCGAGCGCGCAGGTCAGGGCCGCCACATCGTCCAGGTCCTGCTTGAGGTCGATGCCCGGCGGAACCCAGATGTCGATGCCCTGCGCCTTCGCATGGGCCAGCTCCGCCTCGCAGTCGCCGTACTGCAGATTGACCAGGCAGATGCCCGGGGTGCGCAGCACCGGCTCCCACAGCGCGAACGGCGAGAACCAGCGGTGCCGGGCCCCCTTGGCCGTCATGCTCTTCCACAGCAGCCCGACCTTCGGCCCGGCCGGCGCGCTTTTCAGCACCTCCCGCCAGTGGGCCACCCGCGCCGGATCGGCGGTCAGATAGCCGGCCGTGTCCGGATAAGCCTCGACCGATCCCCGGAAGCTCTGTAGCAGCGAGGCTAGCGGCGCCCACAGGTCGATCTTCGCCAGCTCGCCTTCGTCAAGGAACGGCGCCACCCGCACCGTCCGCCCGTCGACGTCGAAGGTCGCATGCGCCCCGACCCGCACCGCCGGGAAGCTGCGCTGGAACAGCGGCACGAGCCTCGGCTCCACCGACAGGGTCAGCTTCCCCTTCGGCCCCAGCGCCTCGATCACATCCGGCAACAGGTTGGCGAACAGCAGTTCGTCGCCCAGCCCCTGCTCGCCGAAGATCAGCAACGACTTGCCGGCCAGATCGCTGTCCGGCGTCCACGCCGGCCGCTCGACCAGATAGTGGGTGACGTCCCCGAAGCTCGGGTCCCGCCGCGCCTCGTAGTCGTCCCAGCCCTTCGCCAGATCGCCCAGGGTCAGATGCATGGTCGAGCGCGCCAGCCGCATCATCTGGATCTCGTCGGCCGGCATCGGCGCGCTCATCGCCGCGTTGCAGTCCTCCAGCGCCCCCACCGTGTCGGCCAGCGCATGCCGCGCCGTCGCGCGGTTGTAGCGCGCCTTGGGAAAGTCCGGCTGCAGCCGCAGCGCTTCGTCGAAAAACGTCACGCAGCCCGCCGGATCGCCCTGTTCGGCCAGCACCGAGCCCAGCGTGTTCCACAGCACCGCCGCCCCCGGATTGGCCATGATCGCCGGCCGCAGGATCTCCACCGCCTCGTCATACCGCCCCTGGTCGCGCACCGCGCAGGCCAGGTTGTTGACCCCTTCCGGGTTCTCCGGATGGGCCGAAACATAGTGGGCGAACAGCTTCTCGGCCGTTTCCTTCATGCCCATGCGATAGGCCAGGCGCCCCATGTCGTTGGCCACCTCGGCATGGGCCGGGATCAGCTGCAGGGCCTTGTCATAGGCCCGCACGGAACTGGGGAAATCCCCGGCCCGCTCCCGGGCGATGGCCAGCAGGTACCAGGCGAACCCCGACCGCTCGTCCAGCTCCAGCGCCTGGATGGCCAGGCGCCCGCCGCTCTCGAAATCGTCCTTCTGCAGCGCCGCCACCGCCTGGTCGATGACGCCGCCCAGGCTGGCCGCCTTCATCTCGGCCATGGCCTCCAGCATGCGGGTCAGGGACGCCGCCGACCCGGCCTGGCCGGCCATGCCGCCGAACGCCCTGACCTGCGCCGCCTGGCCGATGATGGGGGTCATGCCCAAAGCGGTTGTAGAAACGTCGGATCTGGGGCGCGTCATCTGGTCACAGTCTTTGCAAGATTAGTCAAGAGATCGCCCGATCATGGTTACTCCGCCCTTAACTTCCGCCGTTTGTCGCACCCCGCGACAATATCCCGTTAACCATGATCGCCGATGTTGACGCCCTGTATCGGGGAGGCGCACGTGCCGCTGAAGCTGTCACTAAAGCCGGGCGAGAAATTCGTCCTCAATGGCGCAGTCGTCCAGAATGGCGACCGGCGCGGCGTTCTGATCCTGCAAAACAAGGCGTCAGTTCTTCGCGAGAAGGACATCATGCAGGAAGCAGAGGCCGTCACACCGGCCCGCCACGTCTACTTCCCCGTCATGATGATGTACCTGGATGAGCCCGGCGCGAGCCGCTATTACGACGAGTTCGTCCGCCGCCTCACCGAGTTCATGAGTGTGGTGCGCAATCCGGCCGTTTTGTCGGAGTGCGTTAACATCTCCAAGCACATCATGGAGAAGGAATACTACAAGGCGCTCATGCTCTGCCGGAAGCTGGTGGAGTACGAGGACGAGAGGTTGGGCAATGGGTCTTCAGGCGTATCAACAGGCGGCGGCGAGGGCTGAGAATCCCAAGGACGCCGAGTACCGGCTGTTTGGCCAGGTCACCCGCGCCCTGATGGATGCCCAGAAACTGCCCGAAACCCAGATCGCGGGCCGCGTCGAGGCCCTCGACTGGAACCGCCGCCTTTGGTCGGCGCTGGCGACCGACTGCGGTCAGCCGGAGAACGCCCTGCCCATGGCCCTGCGCGCCCAGATCATCTCCATCTCCATCTGGGTCGGCAAGCACACCAGCGCCGTCATCCGCCGCGAGGAAGAGATCGACCCGCTGATCGAGATCAACCGCATCATCATGCAGGGCCTGCACGGCGCCTCGCCGGAAGCGGCCTAGAGCGCGTTCCGATAAGTGGGAACCGGTTATCGGATCAAACGCGCGACCACAAAGAATCTACACCGGGGCCGCGACCCGCACGCTGGCCAGGAACCGCGCCACATTGGCCGGATCGCCGCCCTCCGGCGTCAGCGCCACCGCCACCAGCACCGTCCCCGGCCGCGCAATCGCGATCGCCTGGCCCTCGACCGTCA
The nucleotide sequence above comes from Caulobacter sp. NIBR1757. Encoded proteins:
- a CDS encoding primosomal protein, with protein sequence MADFDNEPDDQDRAEVLDETHLTEDGGNIANFDDISDVYDATAAADDADIDDLDPERNEAEFDAAEFDDDSLSEERDDAGLRAAPEDRSFAADEDRVTTEDERSRNYEASGGTGDKSDKTGVAADPGEDAPDEKDPHVDRQLDKGLKETFPASDPVSINPGAD
- a CDS encoding tetratricopeptide repeat protein — translated: MTPIIGQAAQVRAFGGMAGQAGSAASLTRMLEAMAEMKAASLGGVIDQAVAALQKDDFESGGRLAIQALELDERSGFAWYLLAIARERAGDFPSSVRAYDKALQLIPAHAEVANDMGRLAYRMGMKETAEKLFAHYVSAHPENPEGVNNLACAVRDQGRYDEAVEILRPAIMANPGAAVLWNTLGSVLAEQGDPAGCVTFFDEALRLQPDFPKARYNRATARHALADTVGALEDCNAAMSAPMPADEIQMMRLARSTMHLTLGDLAKGWDDYEARRDPSFGDVTHYLVERPAWTPDSDLAGKSLLIFGEQGLGDELLFANLLPDVIEALGPKGKLTLSVEPRLVPLFQRSFPAVRVGAHATFDVDGRTVRVAPFLDEGELAKIDLWAPLASLLQSFRGSVEAYPDTAGYLTADPARVAHWREVLKSAPAGPKVGLLWKSMTAKGARHRWFSPFALWEPVLRTPGICLVNLQYGDCEAELAHAKAQGIDIWVPPGIDLKQDLDDVAALTCALDLTVGFSNASLNLAGACGAPVWLVTPQACWTQLGTDRYPWYPQARVFTPTSYADWEEVMADMAAAMKVGFQTGT
- the flbT gene encoding flagellar biosynthesis repressor FlbT, coding for MPLKLSLKPGEKFVLNGAVVQNGDRRGVLILQNKASVLREKDIMQEAEAVTPARHVYFPVMMMYLDEPGASRYYDEFVRRLTEFMSVVRNPAVLSECVNISKHIMEKEYYKALMLCRKLVEYEDERLGNGSSGVSTGGGEG
- the flaF gene encoding flagellar biosynthesis regulator FlaF, with protein sequence MGLQAYQQAAARAENPKDAEYRLFGQVTRALMDAQKLPETQIAGRVEALDWNRRLWSALATDCGQPENALPMALRAQIISISIWVGKHTSAVIRREEEIDPLIEINRIIMQGLHGASPEAA